The following are encoded in a window of Flavobacteriales bacterium genomic DNA:
- a CDS encoding gliding motility-associated C-terminal domain-containing protein, translating into MERSTLRAIARTIITACLLAVAISTMAQTPRTKYWTGGSGDWSDGARWSLTPDGPGGAGVPRADEHVMIAPAREAVVLLPRNAQCRDLHVSGENAPVTIVGQVRDVLEISGQWKMTGDARWDHRGTVRLNVRREGVEIDTRGIPIGSEVVFDGAGAWSLASDLVLLDDRALVLKQGTVMANRGLVRAAELRFDGKAAKSFLAGDAMLMLAQLPAGPMLKTYVQPGNATWVAGGTMVKPDFGVEVGAGPMDINVCGTGPGQTPFVVDAQVVTDYNGFGVRCRGECNATVTVTVTGGVGGFTYQWLNGGPATQTWTTACGGPQIVIVTDIGQGVSCPVSVTVSEPAPLGVIFFGGGTPPTCPDVCDGSRQALGIGGVAPITYNWNNGAGTGSSFNGLCPGANTLVVTDANGCQFDTTFVYDLQPIQPNLLFSGTSCFGACDGSASVAPQGGTPPHTVQWSPQPPIGQGTNSVSGLCAGNWEVTITDFNGCDTTVQFIIDEPPPLDIAVILDDASCFGACDGSATVIPSGSPGPFTFQWTPAPGTGQGTGSAAAMCAGEYSVLIVDQSTGCDTTLQLTIDSPPAFEVDPTVTDATCSNACDGVISCPVISGGSPPLNFIWSPNPPLGQGTPTASGLCPGLWSLTITDAAGCDTTLVFDVGAPPPLVVVPSQTDLTCYDSCDGTATAPTSGGTPPYTFVWSPTPPFGQGTDSASELCAGLWTLTITDFNGCDTTLQFFLLEPPVLEPNLAFTNVTCAGVCDGTATVDPTGGTPGYIYEWIPNPPQGQGTSSVSGLCPGVWIASVTDTNGCKEIRPFTIEDATPLEVDLSVQAATCPGICDGSAAANVTGGTEPYTYVWSPEPGAGQGTPSVTGLCGQSYTLTVTDALGCDTTIAFTVDVPDAIEANAVITTIQCAGDCDASITLSPSGGTGIYTYDWSPPPPNGQGTSTASGLCAGDWTVTIASGACDTTITFNIPEPPPLDAGLTTLDPSCAGDCDGSATVDPAGGTPPYTIIWDPVPTNGQGGTTATGLCPGNHVVTVTDDLGCDVVLPFEILGPQPILVSLVLTDAGCDNACLGTATATVNGGQEPYTYDWQPPPPIGQGTPSVSGLCPGPYTLTVSDAAGCDTTVTFIILQPSGIMAVPTVTDASCFDNCDGAIDVATIGGSPPYTFTWTPDPPAGQGTPNVSGLCPGVWTLFIADAIACDTTLLITVGAPTPIMPNESSTNESCAGPCDGTATVTPTGGDGSYIFVWSPQPPNGQGTSTASGLCPGSWGVTITDASGCDTTVTFLILEQQPIDAGLVTTDVICHGDCDGTASVSPTGGVAPFTVLWSPEPGAGQGTQNATGLCPGAWSVTITDFAGCDTTLLFNINEPPAITLDLVNTAADCFDPCSGTATVDAAGGTGVLVILWQPDPATGQGTAFATGLCAGTPYTVTITDENGCTISQGFTIEPFDEIQPNSSSTPASCHDACDGTATVGPIGGQEPYAYVWSPEPGAGQGTTQATGLCPGVTQVTITDANGCETVASILILAPEPLDVQATVTDLDCGGECNGSIVLDAQGGTPPYTYSWSPVPPNGQGDNVAFDLCAGTWNVTVTDANGCVTTAGFDINEPPALVVTVAITPSECQLCNGGAQLTISGGTIPILAVWTDAQGNTVAIGDNLANVCAGIYSVTVTDDNGCQEQLVVSISDSDGEVIAASATGASCHDACDGSVSVVVYCQLPPCVIVWTDANGDQIGDQPTVTDLCAGTYYVTVTNADGCVSIDPVIVTAPPPIQVVMSADDATCAGDCDGWAFAMISGGTPPFSLDWSPEPGSGQGTPFASGLCAGTYTLTITDGAGCAASFDAAIDSPEPLTVDETVEGSACAGDCEGFITLDAQGGTAPYTYVWDPVPPNGQGGSSATGLCAGTWSATVIDAAGCSISLSWELGESDPMELTTGSTQSTCPDCDGTASVSVAGGTGPYTYAWTLAGQPVGDEAELQDLCGGLYTVTVTDAAGCGAQAVVAVTDANAEVLSTNDGQVGCAGDCDGVVSVDLVCSAPACVIQWFDADGAPVGDGDTVSGLCDGDYFVVVTNADGCVSIATATVTPSTIIAPVFSSTPTSCVGACDGTATVAPTGGQESFTYTWSPEPGGGQGTSQATGLCAGVYAVTITEGSGCDTTVTILIVDPQPLSINAFTQQADCSGACSGSVSVIVTGGQGPYDYLWDPVPSNGQGDAFAQGLCAGVVTLTVTDANGCSITQLYTINEPSPIVITATTTPSACGECIGTASASAQGGTPGYGWYWTIDDVIQGTGSSLTGLCAGLYFATAVDAQGCTATQFVPLEDVDGESAATTDGITTCPGDCDGAVSVSVDCLDDPCDITWYDTQGNELGGGAQLGDLCAGLYIAVIVNASGCITVDSAFVLSPDPILANLGTAPTSCFGECDGTATVGPTGGAGGYVIEWVPEPPNGQGGAQATGLCAGDYSVIITDAAGCSITQGVLILSPDPISPNAVLTIATCAGDCDGSIVLSPSGGNGDFTYFWNPEPPNGQGTNSATGLCAGSYAVTITDANGCTAEYTVVWNDPPTLNALVSHTDNGCFGDCQATAQVDITGGVPGYAITWFDPLGQIIAQDVTDVSGLCAGDHQVVVTDANGCERITSFTVGQGVEILPKLSTTSETCFGPCDGSAFVSPSGGAGGPYTVLWQPEPGFGQGTTQAGGLCAGTWQVTITDGAGCVSNTEFEILPYIAITDDAFVTHVACAGACTGSILLATSGGLGQLDYVWSPAPPNGQGTANVTGLCAGAWSVTITDAVGCTQVFNYIILEPPPIQIGIGQITPASCANVADGAITTTPLGGTPPYTYGWTGPGGFVSDQEDINGLLPGTYLLTVTDANGCSEVASVQVLALTVVVADAGSDQEACAGGNIILDGSGSIGATSWTWFDDQGDVVGQGAVVVLSGLPPGPHTFTLLVSDGPCNDTDEVTVVVLSLPLANAGPDQTIFVGDVVTLGGNPSGPQGSAFNWQPDSLLANNTLANPNSQPTQTTWFVLTVTAPDGCVSVDSALVTVLPTIDIPTGFTPNGDGWNDAWIIDNIDQFPECEVEIYNRWGEMLFRSVGYNTPWDGRYNGGPVPVGTYYYVIKLNDPRFPDAYTGPLTVIR; encoded by the coding sequence ATGGAGCGAAGCACCCTGCGGGCCATCGCCCGGACGATCATCACGGCCTGCCTGTTGGCCGTAGCCATCTCCACCATGGCGCAGACGCCGCGCACCAAATACTGGACGGGTGGCAGCGGGGATTGGAGCGATGGCGCGCGCTGGTCCCTGACGCCTGATGGCCCGGGGGGTGCGGGCGTGCCCAGGGCCGATGAACATGTGATGATCGCGCCCGCGCGCGAGGCCGTGGTGCTGCTGCCGCGGAACGCGCAATGCCGCGACCTGCATGTTTCGGGGGAGAACGCACCGGTGACCATCGTCGGCCAGGTGCGCGATGTGCTGGAGATCTCCGGCCAGTGGAAGATGACTGGCGATGCGCGCTGGGACCATCGTGGGACCGTCCGGTTGAATGTGCGCCGGGAAGGCGTGGAGATCGACACGCGCGGCATACCCATTGGCAGCGAAGTGGTCTTCGATGGTGCCGGCGCATGGTCCTTGGCAAGCGACCTGGTCCTGCTCGATGACCGCGCCCTGGTGCTGAAGCAGGGCACGGTGATGGCCAACCGCGGCCTGGTGCGCGCAGCCGAATTGCGTTTCGACGGCAAGGCCGCGAAGTCCTTCCTCGCCGGAGACGCCATGCTGATGCTCGCGCAGCTGCCGGCCGGGCCCATGCTCAAGACCTACGTGCAGCCGGGCAATGCCACCTGGGTGGCCGGTGGCACCATGGTGAAACCGGACTTCGGGGTCGAGGTGGGCGCCGGCCCAATGGACATCAATGTATGTGGCACGGGCCCGGGGCAGACACCCTTTGTGGTGGACGCCCAGGTGGTGACCGATTACAATGGCTTTGGTGTGCGTTGCCGGGGCGAGTGCAACGCCACAGTGACGGTGACCGTGACCGGCGGCGTGGGGGGCTTCACCTACCAATGGCTGAACGGCGGCCCGGCCACGCAGACCTGGACCACGGCCTGCGGCGGCCCACAGATCGTCATCGTCACCGACATCGGCCAGGGCGTGTCCTGCCCGGTATCGGTCACGGTGTCCGAGCCCGCGCCCCTGGGGGTGATCTTCTTCGGGGGCGGTACGCCGCCCACCTGCCCCGATGTGTGCGACGGCTCGCGGCAGGCCCTGGGCATCGGCGGCGTGGCGCCCATCACCTACAACTGGAACAACGGCGCCGGCACCGGTTCATCCTTCAACGGCCTTTGTCCCGGTGCCAACACCCTGGTGGTGACCGACGCGAACGGATGCCAGTTCGACACCACCTTCGTATACGACCTGCAGCCCATACAGCCCAACCTGCTTTTCTCGGGCACCAGTTGCTTCGGGGCATGCGATGGTTCGGCGTCGGTGGCACCACAGGGAGGCACACCGCCGCACACGGTGCAGTGGTCCCCGCAACCACCCATAGGGCAGGGCACCAACAGCGTGAGCGGCTTGTGCGCTGGCAACTGGGAGGTCACGATCACGGACTTCAATGGTTGCGACACCACGGTGCAGTTCATCATCGATGAACCGCCGCCGTTGGACATCGCCGTGATCCTGGACGATGCCAGTTGTTTCGGCGCCTGTGATGGCAGTGCCACGGTGATCCCCTCCGGTTCGCCCGGGCCCTTCACCTTCCAATGGACGCCAGCGCCCGGCACGGGCCAGGGCACCGGTTCGGCAGCCGCGATGTGCGCCGGGGAGTACAGTGTGCTTATCGTGGATCAGTCCACGGGCTGCGATACCACGCTGCAACTGACGATAGACTCCCCGCCCGCTTTCGAGGTGGATCCCACGGTGACCGATGCGACCTGCTCGAACGCATGCGACGGGGTCATCTCCTGTCCGGTGATCTCCGGCGGATCGCCACCGCTGAACTTCATCTGGTCGCCGAACCCACCCCTGGGGCAGGGCACACCGACGGCCAGTGGATTGTGTCCGGGCCTTTGGTCGCTCACCATTACGGACGCGGCGGGTTGCGACACCACGCTGGTCTTCGATGTGGGCGCGCCACCGCCACTGGTGGTAGTTCCATCGCAAACGGACCTGACCTGCTACGACAGTTGCGACGGCACGGCCACCGCACCCACCAGCGGCGGCACACCGCCATACACCTTCGTGTGGTCGCCCACACCGCCATTCGGCCAGGGAACCGACTCCGCCAGTGAACTCTGCGCGGGTCTGTGGACGCTGACGATCACCGACTTCAATGGCTGCGACACCACGCTGCAGTTCTTCCTGCTGGAGCCACCTGTGCTGGAGCCGAATCTGGCCTTCACCAACGTCACTTGCGCGGGTGTGTGCGACGGCACGGCCACGGTGGATCCCACGGGCGGCACGCCGGGCTACATCTACGAGTGGATCCCCAACCCACCACAAGGTCAGGGCACCTCTTCGGTATCTGGTCTTTGTCCGGGCGTCTGGATCGCTTCGGTCACCGATACCAATGGCTGCAAGGAGATCCGCCCCTTCACCATCGAAGATGCCACACCACTGGAAGTGGACCTGAGTGTGCAAGCGGCCACCTGTCCGGGCATATGCGATGGAAGCGCGGCGGCGAATGTCACCGGGGGTACGGAGCCTTACACGTATGTCTGGTCGCCGGAACCGGGCGCTGGTCAAGGCACGCCAAGTGTGACCGGACTCTGCGGACAGAGCTACACGCTCACCGTGACCGACGCATTGGGCTGCGATACCACCATCGCCTTCACGGTGGATGTCCCCGATGCGATCGAGGCGAACGCGGTGATCACCACGATCCAATGCGCGGGTGACTGTGACGCGAGCATCACGCTCTCGCCCTCTGGAGGCACCGGCATCTACACGTACGACTGGTCGCCACCGCCGCCGAATGGCCAGGGCACTTCCACGGCCAGCGGGCTTTGCGCAGGCGACTGGACAGTGACGATCGCATCGGGCGCGTGCGACACCACCATCACCTTCAACATCCCCGAACCGCCGCCGCTGGACGCGGGACTCACCACGCTCGATCCGAGTTGTGCCGGTGATTGCGATGGCAGCGCAACGGTCGATCCCGCCGGCGGCACACCGCCCTACACGATCATCTGGGATCCAGTGCCAACCAACGGGCAAGGCGGCACCACGGCCACCGGTCTTTGCCCCGGCAATCATGTGGTGACCGTGACCGATGACCTCGGCTGCGATGTAGTGCTGCCCTTCGAGATCCTGGGGCCGCAACCCATCCTGGTCAGCCTGGTGCTCACCGATGCCGGATGCGACAACGCCTGTCTGGGTACGGCCACGGCCACGGTGAATGGCGGACAGGAGCCCTACACCTACGATTGGCAGCCACCGCCACCCATCGGCCAGGGAACACCCAGTGTGTCCGGGCTCTGCCCGGGGCCCTACACACTCACCGTGTCTGATGCCGCTGGCTGCGACACCACGGTCACGTTCATCATTCTGCAGCCCTCGGGCATCATGGCGGTTCCCACCGTCACCGACGCGAGCTGTTTCGACAACTGCGATGGGGCCATTGATGTGGCCACCATTGGCGGATCCCCACCCTACACGTTCACCTGGACGCCCGATCCTCCAGCGGGACAGGGCACGCCCAACGTGAGCGGATTGTGTCCCGGCGTCTGGACGCTCTTCATCGCCGACGCGATCGCCTGCGACACCACGTTGCTGATCACGGTGGGCGCGCCAACGCCGATCATGCCGAATGAAAGCTCCACCAATGAAAGTTGCGCCGGACCGTGTGATGGTACCGCCACGGTGACGCCCACCGGTGGTGATGGTTCGTACATCTTCGTCTGGTCACCGCAACCGCCGAACGGGCAGGGCACATCTACCGCCAGTGGCTTGTGTCCCGGAAGTTGGGGCGTGACGATCACCGATGCTTCGGGATGTGATACCACGGTCACATTCCTGATCCTGGAACAGCAACCCATCGATGCCGGGCTGGTGACCACGGACGTGATCTGCCATGGCGATTGTGATGGCACGGCGAGCGTATCACCCACCGGCGGTGTGGCGCCATTCACCGTCCTGTGGTCGCCGGAACCCGGCGCGGGCCAGGGCACGCAGAACGCCACGGGCCTCTGCCCCGGCGCATGGAGCGTGACGATCACCGACTTCGCGGGTTGCGACACCACGCTGCTCTTCAACATCAACGAACCACCGGCGATCACGCTTGACCTTGTCAACACGGCAGCGGATTGCTTCGATCCATGCAGCGGCACCGCCACGGTGGACGCTGCCGGTGGCACGGGCGTCCTGGTCATCCTGTGGCAACCCGATCCCGCCACGGGCCAGGGCACCGCCTTCGCCACGGGGCTGTGTGCGGGCACGCCCTACACAGTGACGATCACCGACGAGAACGGCTGCACCATCTCGCAGGGATTCACCATTGAACCGTTCGACGAGATCCAACCCAACAGCAGCAGCACACCGGCGAGCTGCCATGACGCCTGCGATGGCACCGCCACCGTGGGCCCCATCGGTGGACAGGAACCATACGCCTATGTGTGGTCGCCGGAGCCGGGTGCGGGTCAGGGCACGACGCAGGCCACAGGCCTCTGCCCGGGGGTGACGCAGGTGACCATCACGGACGCCAACGGTTGCGAAACCGTCGCTTCGATCCTGATCCTCGCGCCCGAGCCGCTTGATGTACAGGCGACGGTGACGGACCTGGATTGCGGTGGTGAATGCAACGGAAGCATCGTGCTGGATGCACAAGGCGGTACGCCACCCTACACCTACAGTTGGTCGCCGGTTCCACCCAACGGACAAGGCGACAACGTGGCATTCGACCTGTGCGCCGGTACTTGGAACGTGACCGTGACCGACGCCAATGGCTGTGTGACCACAGCGGGCTTCGACATCAATGAACCTCCCGCACTGGTGGTGACCGTCGCCATCACGCCCAGCGAATGCCAGCTCTGCAATGGCGGAGCACAATTGACCATCAGCGGTGGCACCATTCCGATCCTTGCGGTATGGACGGATGCGCAGGGCAACACCGTGGCCATTGGCGACAATCTGGCGAACGTCTGCGCGGGCATCTACTCGGTGACCGTGACGGACGACAACGGCTGCCAGGAACAATTGGTGGTGTCCATCTCCGACAGCGACGGGGAGGTCATCGCCGCATCCGCCACCGGGGCCAGTTGCCACGATGCCTGCGACGGTTCGGTGAGCGTGGTGGTCTACTGCCAATTGCCGCCCTGTGTCATCGTGTGGACGGACGCCAATGGGGATCAGATCGGCGATCAGCCCACGGTGACCGATCTCTGTGCGGGCACCTACTATGTCACGGTAACGAACGCGGATGGCTGCGTGTCGATCGATCCGGTTATCGTGACCGCGCCGCCGCCGATACAAGTGGTGATGTCCGCTGATGATGCGACGTGCGCCGGCGATTGCGACGGCTGGGCCTTCGCGATGATCTCCGGCGGCACGCCACCCTTTAGTCTGGATTGGTCGCCCGAACCGGGGTCCGGGCAGGGAACACCTTTCGCGAGCGGACTATGCGCCGGTACGTACACGCTGACCATCACCGATGGCGCCGGATGCGCCGCTTCCTTCGATGCCGCGATCGACAGCCCCGAGCCGCTGACGGTGGACGAGACGGTGGAAGGCAGCGCCTGTGCCGGCGATTGCGAAGGCTTCATCACACTGGATGCGCAAGGCGGCACAGCACCCTATACCTATGTGTGGGATCCCGTGCCACCGAATGGGCAGGGTGGAAGCAGCGCCACAGGCTTGTGCGCGGGCACCTGGAGCGCCACGGTGATCGATGCGGCGGGATGCAGCATCAGCCTGAGCTGGGAATTGGGCGAGTCCGATCCGATGGAGCTGACCACGGGCAGCACACAAAGCACCTGCCCCGATTGTGACGGTACCGCTTCCGTGTCAGTGGCCGGTGGAACGGGTCCATACACCTACGCCTGGACCCTGGCCGGTCAACCCGTCGGGGATGAAGCCGAGCTGCAGGACCTCTGCGGCGGACTCTACACGGTGACCGTGACGGACGCGGCCGGATGTGGCGCACAGGCCGTGGTGGCCGTGACGGACGCCAACGCCGAGGTGCTTTCCACGAACGATGGACAGGTGGGCTGCGCCGGTGATTGCGACGGTGTGGTGTCAGTGGATCTCGTCTGCTCCGCACCAGCCTGTGTCATCCAATGGTTCGATGCGGATGGCGCACCCGTGGGCGATGGCGACACCGTCAGTGGCCTGTGCGATGGCGACTACTTCGTGGTGGTGACGAACGCTGATGGCTGCGTTTCCATCGCCACGGCCACCGTCACGCCCAGCACCATCATCGCGCCGGTCTTCAGCAGCACGCCCACGAGTTGCGTCGGCGCATGTGATGGCACGGCCACTGTGGCGCCCACCGGCGGACAAGAGTCATTCACCTACACCTGGAGTCCTGAGCCGGGTGGAGGCCAGGGTACGTCGCAGGCCACTGGACTTTGCGCGGGCGTATACGCCGTAACGATCACCGAGGGGTCCGGTTGCGACACCACCGTCACCATCCTCATTGTGGATCCGCAACCCCTGTCGATCAACGCCTTCACCCAGCAAGCGGATTGCTCCGGCGCGTGCAGCGGCAGCGTGTCGGTGATCGTCACCGGCGGACAAGGTCCCTACGACTACTTGTGGGACCCCGTACCATCCAATGGACAGGGCGATGCGTTCGCGCAGGGCCTCTGTGCAGGGGTGGTGACGCTGACGGTGACGGACGCGAACGGCTGTTCCATCACGCAGCTGTATACCATCAATGAGCCTTCACCCATCGTGATCACGGCCACCACCACACCGAGCGCATGCGGGGAATGCATCGGTACGGCGAGCGCCAGCGCTCAGGGTGGCACTCCGGGCTATGGCTGGTACTGGACGATCGACGATGTGATACAAGGCACGGGCAGCAGCCTCACTGGTCTGTGCGCGGGGCTCTACTTCGCCACCGCCGTGGATGCGCAAGGTTGCACGGCCACGCAATTCGTGCCACTGGAGGATGTGGACGGCGAATCAGCCGCCACCACGGACGGCATCACCACCTGCCCGGGCGATTGCGATGGCGCGGTGTCCGTGAGCGTGGATTGCCTTGATGACCCGTGCGACATCACATGGTACGACACACAGGGCAATGAACTCGGCGGTGGCGCACAACTTGGTGACCTGTGCGCCGGGCTTTACATCGCGGTGATCGTGAACGCGTCGGGTTGCATCACCGTTGATTCGGCCTTCGTGCTCTCGCCCGATCCGATCCTGGCGAACCTGGGCACCGCGCCGACGAGCTGCTTCGGCGAATGCGACGGCACGGCCACGGTGGGCCCCACGGGTGGCGCGGGTGGCTATGTGATCGAATGGGTGCCCGAACCGCCCAATGGCCAGGGCGGCGCGCAGGCAACGGGTCTGTGCGCTGGCGACTATTCTGTGATCATCACCGATGCGGCGGGCTGCTCCATCACGCAGGGCGTGCTCATCCTTTCGCCGGATCCCATCAGCCCCAATGCGGTGCTCACCATCGCCACCTGTGCCGGTGATTGCGACGGCTCCATCGTGCTGTCGCCCAGTGGTGGCAATGGTGACTTCACCTACTTCTGGAACCCCGAGCCACCCAACGGCCAGGGCACCAACAGCGCCACCGGGCTTTGCGCGGGTTCGTACGCGGTCACGATCACGGATGCGAACGGATGCACCGCTGAATACACCGTGGTGTGGAATGATCCGCCCACCCTCAACGCCTTGGTGTCCCACACGGACAACGGTTGCTTCGGCGATTGCCAGGCCACGGCACAGGTGGATATCACCGGTGGTGTGCCGGGCTATGCGATCACCTGGTTCGATCCCCTGGGTCAGATCATCGCGCAGGATGTCACCGATGTCAGTGGCCTGTGTGCCGGTGACCACCAGGTGGTGGTGACCGATGCGAACGGTTGCGAACGCATCACATCCTTCACGGTGGGCCAGGGAGTGGAGATCCTGCCGAAACTCTCCACCACGAGCGAGACCTGCTTCGGGCCGTGTGACGGAAGCGCCTTCGTATCACCCAGTGGCGGTGCTGGAGGTCCATACACCGTATTGTGGCAGCCTGAACCGGGCTTTGGCCAAGGCACCACGCAGGCAGGTGGACTCTGTGCGGGCACCTGGCAAGTGACCATCACCGACGGTGCTGGATGTGTGAGCAACACGGAGTTCGAGATACTCCCCTACATCGCGATCACCGACGATGCCTTTGTGACGCATGTGGCATGCGCGGGCGCCTGCACCGGCAGCATCCTGCTGGCCACCTCGGGCGGTCTTGGTCAACTGGACTATGTGTGGTCGCCCGCGCCGCCCAATGGGCAAGGCACCGCCAATGTCACCGGCCTATGTGCGGGGGCCTGGTCGGTCACGATCACCGATGCGGTGGGCTGTACGCAGGTCTTCAACTACATCATCCTGGAACCGCCGCCCATCCAGATCGGAATCGGGCAGATCACGCCGGCCAGCTGCGCCAATGTGGCCGACGGCGCCATCACCACCACGCCATTGGGCGGCACGCCGCCATACACCTACGGTTGGACGGGCCCAGGCGGCTTCGTCTCGGACCAGGAGGACATCAACGGCCTGCTGCCCGGCACCTACTTGCTTACCGTCACCGATGCGAACGGCTGCTCCGAGGTCGCCTCGGTGCAGGTGCTGGCCCTCACCGTGGTGGTGGCCGATGCGGGATCGGACCAGGAGGCTTGTGCCGGCGGTAATATCATCCTTGATGGCAGTGGCAGCATCGGCGCCACCAGTTGGACCTGGTTCGACGACCAGGGCGATGTGGTGGGCCAGGGCGCCGTAGTGGTCCTCAGCGGGCTGCCGCCCGGCCCGCACACCTTCACACTGCTGGTATCAGACGGGCCCTGCAATGACACCGATGAGGTGACCGTGGTGGTGCTGTCCCTGCCGCTGGCCAACGCTGGTCCGGACCAGACGATCTTCGTGGGTGATGTGGTCACCCTGGGTGGGAACCCCAGTGGCCCACAAGGCTCCGCATTCAACTGGCAGCCCGATTCGCTGTTGGCCAACAACACCCTGGCCAACCCCAACAGCCAACCCACGCAGACCACCTGGTTCGTGCTCACCGTGACGGCGCCCGACGGTTGCGTATCGGTGGATTCCGCCCTGGTGACCGTGTTGCCCACGATCGACATCCCCACAGGCTTCACGCCCAACGGCGACGGTTGGAACGACGCGTGGATCATAGACAACATCGACCAGTTCCCCGAGTGCGAGGTGGAGATCTACAACCGCTGGGGCGAGATGCTCTTCCGCAGCGTGGGCTACAACACCCCTTGGGATGGACGCTACAACGGCGGTCCGGTGCCGGTGGGCACCTATTACTACGTGATCAAGCTCAACGACCCGCGCTTCCCGGACGCCTACACCGGCCCACTCACCGTGATCCGCTGA
- a CDS encoding type IX secretion system membrane protein PorP/SprF encodes MRTPRHIAPVALIACLAAQGQQLPQLTQYTLNDYVFNPAVAGSRPFFEVRSGHRYQWVGIQDSPRTFTLSGTTPVGNNMGLGGYLFTDNVGPTRRTGVQFSYTYHLKLNEDLRLGMALSGGLLQFLIDGSKITLRDPGDPAMDDQLRGELLPDAKFALYLHHPRFWVGATAPQIMRSRVRLIEGPREALSRLENHYYATAGYRIQLGEDFRVEPSVLVKYVDPVPPTMDLTATIRYRDAIWLGASYRTNESWCAMVGYWFREMFQFGYSYDILTSNLRNYSSGSHEVMLAITFAKRSDKLADSPPTP; translated from the coding sequence ATGCGCACCCCAAGACACATCGCCCCGGTGGCCCTGATCGCCTGTTTGGCCGCGCAGGGGCAGCAGCTGCCGCAACTCACGCAGTACACGCTGAACGACTATGTCTTCAACCCCGCGGTCGCGGGAAGCAGACCTTTTTTCGAAGTGCGCAGTGGCCACCGCTACCAGTGGGTGGGCATCCAGGATTCGCCGCGCACCTTCACGCTGAGCGGCACCACGCCCGTGGGCAACAACATGGGCCTTGGCGGTTATCTGTTCACCGATAACGTGGGCCCCACCCGGCGCACGGGCGTGCAGTTCTCCTATACCTATCACTTGAAATTGAATGAGGACCTGCGCCTGGGCATGGCGCTTTCGGGCGGTCTGCTGCAATTCCTCATCGATGGTTCCAAGATCACCTTGCGAGACCCCGGCGACCCCGCCATGGACGATCAACTGCGCGGTGAACTGTTGCCTGATGCCAAGTTCGCCCTGTATCTGCACCATCCACGATTCTGGGTGGGTGCCACCGCGCCACAGATCATGCGCAGCAGGGTGCGGTTGATCGAGGGCCCGCGTGAAGCGCTGAGCCGTCTTGAAAACCACTATTACGCCACGGCGGGTTATCGCATCCAGCTGGGTGAGGACTTCCGCGTGGAGCCATCCGTGCTGGTCAAGTACGTGGACCCCGTGCCGCCCACCATGGACCTGACCGCCACGATCCGCTACCGCGACGCGATCTGGTTGGGGGCCTCCTATCGCACCAATGAGTCGTGGTGCGCCATGGTCGGATATTGGTTCCGGGAGATGTTCCAGTTCGGTTATTCTTACGATATCCTCACCTCCAACCTGCGGAATTACAGCAGCGGTTCGCACGAGGTGATGCTGGCGATCACCTTCGCGAAACGATCGGACAAGCTGGCCGACAGCCCACCCACGCCCTGA